In one window of Gossypium hirsutum isolate 1008001.06 chromosome A01, Gossypium_hirsutum_v2.1, whole genome shotgun sequence DNA:
- the LOC107916622 gene encoding uncharacterized protein isoform X4, protein MDSEIDSTKEEKLKSLLGQLEVECGIFGRIVYKNKNQHRRSSYFQYLLKVRRDLRLLKSANLEELISSCFLVITGIRPKQKVQLLESLKRRKNDVGKPNFMDQLLGAARLLSQIVEPMLRAATEISTLVARSFFMGFSLTVLALLARLRVLVQQILLDTVPVFNTVSSLSQKKQSIKITHQGIEVYREFFPKKEDFVTLECVWNTDKFVLVERTNRCEIEMQERGNDGEVSAGGNAVQYETIESFLGDDEPTAEKADAETSPPMKGSITDITIDHDGEKMQVENVAENGDDAVFLENSELKNVSQAYSVADACTSAISDSLKVMSNTRKVAFVSVKRPASSPANPTDLPLRTGPSTTNPTDLPSKGSESSGGDKTDAFYSLLTRGNLNNSLLG, encoded by the exons ATGGATTCTGAAATTGATTCTACGAAAGAAGAGAAATTGAAGTCTCTTTTGGGTCAGCTTGAAGTAGAGTGTGGCATCTTCGGAAGAATTGTTTACAAGAACAAGAACCAGCATAGAAGGTCATCATATTTTCAGTAtcttttaaag GTAAGGAGGGACTTGAGATTGTTGAAATCTGCTAATTTGGAGGAATTAATAAGTTCCTGCTTTCTAGTTATCACTGGAATCAGACCTAAACAAAAGGTGCAACTTTTAGAAAG tttgaagagaagaaaaaatgATGTTGGAAAACCTAATTTTATGGACCAACTTTTGGGGGCAGCACGCTTACTATCACAA ATTGTTGAGCCAATGTTGAGAGCAGCGAC TGAAATATCTACTCTGGTAGCTCGCTCATTTTTTATGGGATTTTCTCTGACTGTTTTAGCTCTCCTTGCACGCCTTCGAGTTTTGGTTCAACAA ATATTACTTGATACGGTCCCAGTGTTCAACACTGTCTCTTCTCTCTCCCAAAAGAAACAGTCCATTAAAATAACTCATCAAGGAATTGAG GTATATAGAGAGTTTTTTCCGAAAAAAGAGGACTTTGTCACCCTAGAGTGTGTCTGGAACACGGATAAGTTTGTATTGGTTGAGAGGACAAATAGATGTGAGATTGAAATGCAAGAAAGGGGCAATGATGGAGAAGTTTCAGCAGGAGGTAATGCAGTGCAGTATGAGACTATCGAGTCGTTTCTTGGAG ATGATGAACCAACTGCTGAGAAGGCTGATGCAGAAACATCACCTCCTATGAAAGGCTCTATAACTGACATCACAATAGACCATGACGGTGAGAAGATGCAGGTTGAAAATGTTGCTGAAAACGGAGATGACGCTGTTTTCTTAGAAAACAGTGAACTGAAAAATGTATCCCAAGCTTACTCGGTTGCAGATGCCTGCACTTCTGCTATCTCTGATAGTTTAAAAGTGATGTCTAATACGAGGAAAGTGGCTTTTGTATCTGTAAAAAGGCCAGCATCTTCACCAGCAAATCCAACTGATCTTCCATTAAGGACTGGTCCATCAACAACGAATCCAACTGATCTTCCTTCAAAAGGAAGTGAAAGCAGCGGAGGTGACAAGACAGATGCATTTTATAGCTTGCTCACCCGTGGAAATCTCAATAATAGTCTCTTAGGATGA
- the LOC107916622 gene encoding uncharacterized protein isoform X3: MDSEIDSTKEEKLKSLLGQLEVECGIFGRIVYKNKNQHRRSSYFQYLLKVRRDLRLLKSANLEELISSCFLVITGIRPKQKVQLLESLKRRKNDVGKPNFMDQLLGAARLLSQIVEPMLRAATEISTLVARSFFMGFSLTVLALLARLRVLVQQILLDTVPVFNTVSSLSQKKQSIKITHQGIEVYREFFPKKEDFVTLECVWNTDKFVLVERTNRCEIEMQERGNDGEVSAGGNAVQYETIESFLGVDDEPTAEKADAETSPPMKGSITDITIDHDGEKMQVENVAENGDDAVFLENSELKNVSQAYSVADACTSAISDSLKVMSNTRKVAFVSVKRPASSPANPTDLPLRTGPSTTNPTDLPSKGSESSGGDKTDAFYSLLTRGNLNNSLLG, translated from the exons ATGGATTCTGAAATTGATTCTACGAAAGAAGAGAAATTGAAGTCTCTTTTGGGTCAGCTTGAAGTAGAGTGTGGCATCTTCGGAAGAATTGTTTACAAGAACAAGAACCAGCATAGAAGGTCATCATATTTTCAGTAtcttttaaag GTAAGGAGGGACTTGAGATTGTTGAAATCTGCTAATTTGGAGGAATTAATAAGTTCCTGCTTTCTAGTTATCACTGGAATCAGACCTAAACAAAAGGTGCAACTTTTAGAAAG tttgaagagaagaaaaaatgATGTTGGAAAACCTAATTTTATGGACCAACTTTTGGGGGCAGCACGCTTACTATCACAA ATTGTTGAGCCAATGTTGAGAGCAGCGAC TGAAATATCTACTCTGGTAGCTCGCTCATTTTTTATGGGATTTTCTCTGACTGTTTTAGCTCTCCTTGCACGCCTTCGAGTTTTGGTTCAACAA ATATTACTTGATACGGTCCCAGTGTTCAACACTGTCTCTTCTCTCTCCCAAAAGAAACAGTCCATTAAAATAACTCATCAAGGAATTGAG GTATATAGAGAGTTTTTTCCGAAAAAAGAGGACTTTGTCACCCTAGAGTGTGTCTGGAACACGGATAAGTTTGTATTGGTTGAGAGGACAAATAGATGTGAGATTGAAATGCAAGAAAGGGGCAATGATGGAGAAGTTTCAGCAGGAGGTAATGCAGTGCAGTATGAGACTATCGAGTCGTTTCTTGGAG TAGATGATGAACCAACTGCTGAGAAGGCTGATGCAGAAACATCACCTCCTATGAAAGGCTCTATAACTGACATCACAATAGACCATGACGGTGAGAAGATGCAGGTTGAAAATGTTGCTGAAAACGGAGATGACGCTGTTTTCTTAGAAAACAGTGAACTGAAAAATGTATCCCAAGCTTACTCGGTTGCAGATGCCTGCACTTCTGCTATCTCTGATAGTTTAAAAGTGATGTCTAATACGAGGAAAGTGGCTTTTGTATCTGTAAAAAGGCCAGCATCTTCACCAGCAAATCCAACTGATCTTCCATTAAGGACTGGTCCATCAACAACGAATCCAACTGATCTTCCTTCAAAAGGAAGTGAAAGCAGCGGAGGTGACAAGACAGATGCATTTTATAGCTTGCTCACCCGTGGAAATCTCAATAATAGTCTCTTAGGATGA
- the LOC107916622 gene encoding uncharacterized protein isoform X1, with protein sequence MVLFVRKDNAQFEKRCLIAEKAEGREKDIITIRSELFLSVVFLKKERVKILVSQVRRDLRLLKSANLEELISSCFLVITGIRPKQKVQLLESLKRRKNDVGKPNFMDQLLGAARLLSQIVEPMLRAATEISTLVARSFFMGFSLTVLALLARLRVLVQQILLDTVPVFNTVSSLSQKKQSIKITHQGIEVYREFFPKKEDFVTLECVWNTDKFVLVERTNRCEIEMQERGNDGEVSAGGNAVQYETIESFLGVDDEPTAEKADAETSPPMKGSITDITIDHDGEKMQVENVAENGDDAVFLENSELKNVSQAYSVADACTSAISDSLKVMSNTRKVAFVSVKRPASSPANPTDLPLRTGPSTTNPTDLPSKGSESSGGDKTDAFYSLLTRGNLNNSLLG encoded by the exons ATGGTTCTTTTTGTTAGAAAGGATAATGCCCAGTTTGAGAAAAGATGTTTGATTGCCGAGAAAGCCGAGGGAAGAGAAAAGGACATTATAACTATAAGATCTGAACTTTTTCTATCTGTTGTTTTTTTAAAGAAGGAACGAGTTAAAATCCTTGTTTCCCAG GTAAGGAGGGACTTGAGATTGTTGAAATCTGCTAATTTGGAGGAATTAATAAGTTCCTGCTTTCTAGTTATCACTGGAATCAGACCTAAACAAAAGGTGCAACTTTTAGAAAG tttgaagagaagaaaaaatgATGTTGGAAAACCTAATTTTATGGACCAACTTTTGGGGGCAGCACGCTTACTATCACAA ATTGTTGAGCCAATGTTGAGAGCAGCGAC TGAAATATCTACTCTGGTAGCTCGCTCATTTTTTATGGGATTTTCTCTGACTGTTTTAGCTCTCCTTGCACGCCTTCGAGTTTTGGTTCAACAA ATATTACTTGATACGGTCCCAGTGTTCAACACTGTCTCTTCTCTCTCCCAAAAGAAACAGTCCATTAAAATAACTCATCAAGGAATTGAG GTATATAGAGAGTTTTTTCCGAAAAAAGAGGACTTTGTCACCCTAGAGTGTGTCTGGAACACGGATAAGTTTGTATTGGTTGAGAGGACAAATAGATGTGAGATTGAAATGCAAGAAAGGGGCAATGATGGAGAAGTTTCAGCAGGAGGTAATGCAGTGCAGTATGAGACTATCGAGTCGTTTCTTGGAG TAGATGATGAACCAACTGCTGAGAAGGCTGATGCAGAAACATCACCTCCTATGAAAGGCTCTATAACTGACATCACAATAGACCATGACGGTGAGAAGATGCAGGTTGAAAATGTTGCTGAAAACGGAGATGACGCTGTTTTCTTAGAAAACAGTGAACTGAAAAATGTATCCCAAGCTTACTCGGTTGCAGATGCCTGCACTTCTGCTATCTCTGATAGTTTAAAAGTGATGTCTAATACGAGGAAAGTGGCTTTTGTATCTGTAAAAAGGCCAGCATCTTCACCAGCAAATCCAACTGATCTTCCATTAAGGACTGGTCCATCAACAACGAATCCAACTGATCTTCCTTCAAAAGGAAGTGAAAGCAGCGGAGGTGACAAGACAGATGCATTTTATAGCTTGCTCACCCGTGGAAATCTCAATAATAGTCTCTTAGGATGA
- the LOC107916622 gene encoding uncharacterized protein isoform X2: protein MVLFVRKDNAQFEKRCLIAEKAEGREKDIITIRSELFLSVVFLKKERVKILVSQVRRDLRLLKSANLEELISSCFLVITGIRPKQKVQLLESLKRRKNDVGKPNFMDQLLGAARLLSQIVEPMLRAATEISTLVARSFFMGFSLTVLALLARLRVLVQQILLDTVPVFNTVSSLSQKKQSIKITHQGIEVYREFFPKKEDFVTLECVWNTDKFVLVERTNRCEIEMQERGNDGEVSAGGNAVQYETIESFLGDDEPTAEKADAETSPPMKGSITDITIDHDGEKMQVENVAENGDDAVFLENSELKNVSQAYSVADACTSAISDSLKVMSNTRKVAFVSVKRPASSPANPTDLPLRTGPSTTNPTDLPSKGSESSGGDKTDAFYSLLTRGNLNNSLLG, encoded by the exons ATGGTTCTTTTTGTTAGAAAGGATAATGCCCAGTTTGAGAAAAGATGTTTGATTGCCGAGAAAGCCGAGGGAAGAGAAAAGGACATTATAACTATAAGATCTGAACTTTTTCTATCTGTTGTTTTTTTAAAGAAGGAACGAGTTAAAATCCTTGTTTCCCAG GTAAGGAGGGACTTGAGATTGTTGAAATCTGCTAATTTGGAGGAATTAATAAGTTCCTGCTTTCTAGTTATCACTGGAATCAGACCTAAACAAAAGGTGCAACTTTTAGAAAG tttgaagagaagaaaaaatgATGTTGGAAAACCTAATTTTATGGACCAACTTTTGGGGGCAGCACGCTTACTATCACAA ATTGTTGAGCCAATGTTGAGAGCAGCGAC TGAAATATCTACTCTGGTAGCTCGCTCATTTTTTATGGGATTTTCTCTGACTGTTTTAGCTCTCCTTGCACGCCTTCGAGTTTTGGTTCAACAA ATATTACTTGATACGGTCCCAGTGTTCAACACTGTCTCTTCTCTCTCCCAAAAGAAACAGTCCATTAAAATAACTCATCAAGGAATTGAG GTATATAGAGAGTTTTTTCCGAAAAAAGAGGACTTTGTCACCCTAGAGTGTGTCTGGAACACGGATAAGTTTGTATTGGTTGAGAGGACAAATAGATGTGAGATTGAAATGCAAGAAAGGGGCAATGATGGAGAAGTTTCAGCAGGAGGTAATGCAGTGCAGTATGAGACTATCGAGTCGTTTCTTGGAG ATGATGAACCAACTGCTGAGAAGGCTGATGCAGAAACATCACCTCCTATGAAAGGCTCTATAACTGACATCACAATAGACCATGACGGTGAGAAGATGCAGGTTGAAAATGTTGCTGAAAACGGAGATGACGCTGTTTTCTTAGAAAACAGTGAACTGAAAAATGTATCCCAAGCTTACTCGGTTGCAGATGCCTGCACTTCTGCTATCTCTGATAGTTTAAAAGTGATGTCTAATACGAGGAAAGTGGCTTTTGTATCTGTAAAAAGGCCAGCATCTTCACCAGCAAATCCAACTGATCTTCCATTAAGGACTGGTCCATCAACAACGAATCCAACTGATCTTCCTTCAAAAGGAAGTGAAAGCAGCGGAGGTGACAAGACAGATGCATTTTATAGCTTGCTCACCCGTGGAAATCTCAATAATAGTCTCTTAGGATGA
- the LOC107916624 gene encoding sm-like protein LSM8 — protein sequence MSTGPGLESLVDQTISVITNDGRNIVGVLKGFDQATNIILDESHERVYSTKEGVQQLVLGLYIIRGDNISVVGELDEELDSALDLSNLRAHPLKPVIH from the exons ATGTCAACTGGCCCTGGACTTGAGTCTCTTGTAGATC AGACAATCTCAGTCATCACAAATGATGGGCGCAACATAGTG GGAGTCTTAAAAGGCTTTGACCAGGCCACAAATATCATTCTCGATGAATCTCATGAACGTGTGTACTCCACCAAG GAAGGTGTTCAGCAGCTTGTATTGGGTTTGTACATAATAAGAGGCGACAACAT AAGTGTTGTTGGTGAACTAGATGAAGAGCTTGATTCTGCTCTTGACTTGTCAAACCTTAGAGCACATCCTCTGAAGCCTGTTATCCATTGA
- the LOC107918073 gene encoding chloroplastic lipocalin: MVNAILYHQTSPLLLCQCCSSSHPPHIPRGLPGKLTLNCSIKSPPNKVIASHIVSGLASLIFLSQTNQVLAADLSHHPSICQLASATDNELTLPLEEDSGEGNGKLMMMRGMTAKNFDPVRYSGRWFEVASLKRGFAGQGQEDCHCTQGVYTFDMKTPAIQVDTFCVHGGPDGYITGIRGKVQCLSDEDLVKNETDLEKQEMIKEKCYLRFPTLPFIPKEPYDVIATDYDNFSLVSGAKDTSFIQIYSRTPNPGHEFIEKYKSYLSNYGYDPSKIKDTPQDCQVMSNSQLAAMMSMPGMQQALTNEFPDLELKAPVAFNPFTSVFDTLKKLLELYFK; this comes from the exons ATGGTGAACGCAATTCTTTATCATCAAACTTCACCACTGCTTCTCTGCCAATGTTGTTCATCCTCTCATCCTCCTCATATTCCCAG GGGATTGCCTGGAAAGCTGACATTAAATTGCTCTATCAAGAGCCCTCCTAATAAAGTTATTGCAAGTCATATTGTTTCAGGCCTTGCATCTTTGATATTTTTGTCTCAAACAAACCAG GTTCTTGCTGCTGATTTATCTCATCACCCCAGCATCTGCCAGCTTGCAAGTGCCACGGATAATGAACTAACTCTACCCCTTGAAGAAGATTCTGGTGAAGGAAATGGAAAGCTAATGATGATGAGAGGGATGACAGCAAAGAACTTTGATCCTGTTAGATATTCTGGAAGGTGGTTCGAAGTAGCATCACTCAAACGCGGATTTGCAGGACAGGGTCAAGAAGACTGTCATTGCACTCAG GGAGTTTATACATTCGACATGAAAACACCTGCTATACAGGTTGATACGTTTTGTGTTCATGGAGGGCCGGACGGGTATATTACCGGAATAAGAGGAAAGGTTCAATGCCTTTCAGATGAAGATTTGGTGAAGAATGAAACTGATTTAGAAAAGCAAGAGATGATTAAAGAGAAGTGCTACCTTCGTTTCCCTACATTGCCTTTCATCCCCAAAGAACCTTACGATGTGATTGCTACCGATTATGACAATTTCTCCCTTGTTTCAGGAGCAAAAGACACAAGTTTTATCCAG ATCTACTCAAGAACACCAAATCCGGGACATGAGTTCATAGAGAAGTACAAATCGTACTTGTCAAATTACGGATATGACCCAAGCAAAATCAAGGACACCCCACAAGATTGTCAAGTGATGTCCAACAGTCAGCTAGCTGCTATGATGTCCATGCCTGGGATGCAACAAGCTCTAACAAACGAATTCCCTGATCTTGAACTAAAGGCTCCTGTTGCATTTAACCCTTTTACGAGCGTATTTGACACTTTGAAGAAGCTGCTTGAGCTTTACTTCAAATAG
- the LOC107918074 gene encoding protein LHCP TRANSLOCATION DEFECT — translation MASIPCTFQIPCSSKPVNSLPSLPKLSSKFLGSQKTLSWSRPSRIGPSNGSRTQCWFKFGKNGVDAEGAGIYGSQGRDDFDRDDVEQYFNYMGMLAVEGSYDKMEALLNQNIHPVDILLMLAASEGDKPKIEELLRAGAKYDVKDADGRTALERAVNEEIRDFILGFSVQKA, via the exons ATGGCTTCAATCCCATGTACTTTTCAAATACCCTGTAGTTCAAAACCCGTAAATTCTCTTCCATCTCTGCCAAAACTCAGTTCCAAGTTTCTAGGCTCTCAAAAAACTCTATCTTGGTCAAGGCCTTCAAGAATTGGACCCTCTAATGGTTCAAGAACTCAATGCTGGTTCAAGTTTGGTAAGAACGGCGTTGATGCTGAAGGTGCTGGCATTTATGGCAGCCAGGGCAGAGATGATTTTGACAGGGACGATGTTGAGCAG TACTTCAATTACATGGGGATGCTTGCTGTTGAAGGTTCCTACGATAAGATGGAAGCTCTTTTGAACCAAAACATACACCCAGTAGACATTTTGTTGATGCTGGCTGCCTCGGAAGGTGACAAGCCGAAAATTGAAGAGCTGTTGAGAGCTGGAGCTAAGTATGATGTCAAGGATGCCGATGGGCGTACCGCCCTTGAGAGGGCTGTCAATGAAGAAATAAGAGACTTCATTCTCGGTTTCTCTGTGCAAAAAGCTTGA